In one window of Parcubacteria group bacterium CG10_big_fil_rev_8_21_14_0_10_36_14 DNA:
- a CDS encoding adenylosuccinate synthase — protein sequence MQSIVVVGTQWGDEGKGKIVDLLSEKADIIIRFGGGNNAGHTLVVDGKKLILHLIPSGVIHPGKTLVLGHHMVLDPLALNDEIHTLQAIGLLQDAKKYLRISNLAHIIMPYHIDLDKLREAQKTGKIGTTGRGIGPAYEFKAARCGIRMGHLRYPELFRGLAEKALAKANPEIERLGGERHSVSSVVGLLCLASHNLAPYIDNIHPIIQDTKALNLKILFEAAQGAELDMDQGTYPFVTSSTTLASAAASGSGLGPMDIQKVIGVVKTYTTRVGGGPFPTELLYEVGKHIRTVGAEYGSTTGRDRRCGWLDLVQLRHAVGANGIKELFWTKLDVLRGLHPLRICVSYRFRGETITSWNDIPAELLHEAEPNYISLDGFDEDISGARDISDLSLKALAIPRYVCEKLGVTISGISVGPDREQTIMVNKFPWGYPGISTFTF from the coding sequence ATGCAATCCATTGTGGTTGTAGGTACCCAATGGGGAGATGAGGGAAAAGGAAAGATCGTTGACTTGCTAAGTGAAAAAGCAGACATAATTATTCGTTTTGGCGGAGGAAATAACGCCGGGCATACTCTGGTTGTAGACGGCAAAAAGCTTATTCTCCACCTAATCCCAAGTGGTGTTATCCATCCGGGAAAAACTTTGGTTTTAGGGCACCATATGGTACTTGATCCACTGGCTCTGAATGACGAAATCCATACTTTGCAGGCAATCGGTCTCTTGCAAGACGCAAAAAAATATCTCAGAATCTCCAATCTGGCGCACATTATAATGCCGTATCATATTGATTTGGACAAACTGCGCGAAGCGCAAAAAACCGGAAAAATCGGTACAACCGGACGAGGCATTGGCCCGGCTTATGAGTTCAAAGCTGCCCGTTGCGGAATCAGAATGGGACACTTGCGTTACCCCGAGCTTTTTAGAGGACTGGCGGAAAAAGCATTGGCAAAAGCCAATCCGGAGATTGAACGCTTGGGCGGAGAAAGGCATTCTGTTTCTTCGGTTGTCGGACTGCTTTGCTTGGCAAGCCACAATCTTGCGCCATATATAGACAATATTCATCCGATAATCCAGGACACAAAAGCACTGAATTTAAAAATCTTATTTGAAGCCGCGCAAGGTGCAGAACTTGATATGGATCAAGGTACATACCCCTTCGTCACTTCATCCACAACGCTAGCAAGTGCCGCAGCATCAGGAAGCGGTTTGGGTCCGATGGATATTCAAAAAGTTATTGGTGTTGTAAAAACATATACAACTCGTGTTGGTGGAGGACCATTCCCTACAGAGCTTCTTTATGAGGTTGGAAAACACATTCGTACAGTAGGCGCTGAATATGGATCGACAACCGGTAGAGACAGAAGATGTGGTTGGTTAGACCTTGTCCAACTGCGACATGCAGTAGGGGCTAATGGCATCAAAGAACTTTTCTGGACAAAACTAGATGTTTTGCGTGGACTCCATCCTCTCAGGATATGTGTGTCTTACAGATTCAGAGGAGAAACAATTACCAGCTGGAACGATATCCCAGCAGAGCTTCTTCACGAAGCTGAACCGAATTATATTAGCCTTGATGGATTTGACGAGGACATTTCCGGCGCTCGCGATATCAGTGATCTGAGCTTAAAGGCACTAGCAATCCCCCGGTACGTATGCGAAAAACTCGGGGTTACCATCTCCGGCATCTCTGTCGGTCCAGACAGAGAACAAACAATCATGGTAAATAAATTTCCTTGGGGTTACCCAGGCATCAGCACTTTTACTTTCTAA
- the rpmF gene encoding 50S ribosomal protein L32, protein MMKPKVKTNKAKQGHRRSHDALTPATLTKCKKCGATKRPHFACPKCN, encoded by the coding sequence ATTATGAAACCTAAAGTAAAGACAAACAAGGCAAAGCAAGGCCATCGCAGATCTCATGATGCTCTAACACCGGCTACGCTTACGAAGTGTAAAAAATGTGGCGCAACAAAACGTCCTCATTTTGCATGTCCAAAATGTAACTAA
- the nusB gene encoding transcription antitermination factor NusB, whose protein sequence is MANRHLARALAMQTLYEWDFRNAMKGEEKIKNIINYDKEQFATGLDDKGFVKELIDGVKKYKEEIDEIITRYAPEWPLDQITTVDRNVLRIGILELKHSPNIPAKVAINEAIELAKNFGGESSGKFVNGVLGAIYKDMVEAGEVKDVDKEKPEKEEEPSLAVPNESDAEAEGSQILEEIK, encoded by the coding sequence ATGGCCAATAGACATTTAGCCAGAGCCTTAGCAATGCAAACACTCTATGAGTGGGATTTTAGAAATGCAATGAAAGGCGAAGAAAAAATAAAAAATATTATAAATTACGATAAAGAACAGTTTGCCACAGGATTAGATGATAAGGGTTTTGTAAAAGAGCTTATTGATGGCGTAAAAAAATATAAAGAAGAAATAGATGAGATTATTACGAGATATGCTCCAGAATGGCCATTGGATCAAATAACAACGGTTGATAGAAATGTTTTACGGATTGGTATTCTAGAGCTTAAGCATTCTCCGAATATTCCGGCAAAAGTTGCGATAAATGAGGCGATAGAATTGGCAAAAAATTTTGGTGGAGAATCGAGCGGAAAATTTGTAAATGGTGTTTTGGGCGCAATATATAAGGATATGGTAGAGGCTGGAGAAGTAAAAGATGTTGATAAGGAGAAGCCAGAAAAAGAAGAAGAACCATCCTTGGCTGTTCCGAACGAGAGCGATGCAGAAGCCGAGGGTTCACAAATTCTAGAAGAGATAAAATAA
- a CDS encoding 30S ribosomal protein S1, producing the protein MTDEKIIEKEDEKAITVRGEEFRELLKDKQFLQIPKSGDLVKGAVVSVSKSEVKIDLPGYRTGVVRGNELYGESEEFSGLNVGDEVEATVVDLENENGDVELSFRFAGQQKTWGNLDELRKTGEKVKVKVQEANKGGLIIKLFGIQGFIPVSQLSPENYPRVQGGDKSKILEKLRSLVGQEIEVKILDADQQQEKLIASEKQIWEEDQKENIAKYKVGDLVEGTITAVTDFGVFVKFDDLEGLIHISELAWQRIDSPQDLFKVGDKVKAVIVNIQGSRIFLSIKKLQDDPWKDVNEKYKIGDKVKAKVLKTNHFGLFVELDKDIHGLVHISELGKHKPEDFKENDEVEATIISIEPNEHRLGLSMKPQEQESKKTKKQENTEAEKKLEEEVREEASSEEKEEIASEEKPEEQKEKVSEPEEAVSDQAKEE; encoded by the coding sequence ATGACAGACGAAAAAATAATTGAAAAAGAAGACGAAAAAGCAATTACTGTAAGAGGAGAAGAATTTCGAGAACTGTTAAAGGATAAACAGTTTTTACAAATTCCAAAATCAGGCGACTTGGTAAAAGGAGCAGTTGTTTCCGTATCTAAAAGTGAAGTAAAAATTGATTTGCCAGGTTACCGCACAGGTGTTGTCCGTGGAAATGAACTTTACGGCGAATCAGAAGAGTTTTCCGGTCTTAATGTTGGCGATGAAGTGGAGGCAACCGTAGTTGATTTGGAAAATGAAAATGGTGATGTTGAACTTTCTTTCCGATTTGCTGGCCAGCAAAAAACTTGGGGTAATTTGGACGAGCTCAGAAAGACAGGTGAAAAAGTTAAAGTCAAAGTCCAAGAAGCAAACAAAGGCGGATTGATTATAAAACTTTTTGGAATTCAGGGATTTATTCCTGTTTCACAACTATCACCGGAGAACTATCCTCGTGTTCAGGGTGGAGACAAATCAAAAATTTTAGAGAAATTGCGCAGTTTAGTTGGTCAGGAAATAGAAGTTAAAATTTTGGACGCAGATCAGCAACAGGAAAAACTTATTGCTAGCGAAAAGCAAATTTGGGAAGAAGATCAAAAAGAAAATATTGCTAAATATAAGGTTGGCGATTTAGTAGAAGGAACCATCACCGCTGTTACCGATTTTGGAGTTTTTGTAAAATTTGATGACTTAGAGGGGCTTATTCATATCAGCGAACTTGCCTGGCAGAGAATTGATAGCCCGCAGGATTTATTCAAAGTCGGCGATAAGGTAAAAGCTGTAATTGTTAATATTCAAGGTTCAAGAATTTTCTTATCAATTAAAAAACTTCAGGACGATCCATGGAAAGACGTAAATGAAAAATACAAAATTGGCGACAAGGTAAAAGCCAAAGTCTTGAAGACAAATCATTTCGGTCTTTTTGTTGAGCTCGATAAAGATATTCATGGATTAGTCCATATTTCAGAGTTGGGTAAACATAAGCCGGAAGATTTTAAAGAAAATGATGAAGTTGAAGCAACGATTATTTCCATTGAGCCGAATGAGCATAGATTGGGTCTTAGTATGAAACCACAAGAACAAGAAAGCAAGAAAACTAAAAAACAAGAAAATACAGAAGCAGAAAAAAAATTGGAAGAAGAAGTTAGAGAAGAAGCTTCTTCAGAAGAAAAAGAAGAAATAGCGTCTGAGGAAAAGCCTGAAGAACAAAAAGAAAAGGTTTCCGAACCAGAAGAAGCTGTATCTGACCAAGCAAAAGAAGAATAA
- a CDS encoding DNA gyrase subunit A, whose product MSDEKQLEAENNIGQVENINIVAEMQESYLDYAMSVIISRALPDVRDGLKPVHRRILYAMWQMGLRSGGKFRKSATVVGEVLGKYHPHGDSAVYDSMSRMAQDFALRYTLVHGQGNWGSIDGDPAAAMRYTEAKMRGITEELLYDIDKETIDFVPNYDATQKEPKVMPAKLPNLLLNGSMGIAVGMATNIPPHNLTEVCGALTHLIDNPDCGVDDLMEFVKGPDFPTGGIIFDKNEIKTAYATGKGGIVMQAKTDIQEDSGKFRIIISEIPYQVNKSTLIEKIAELVQTKKIEGIRDVRDESSKEGIRIVIELKKDAYPKKVLNRLFVLTQLQGTFHVNMLALVDGIQPKVLTLKNVLEEYIRHRLGVIKRRVEYDLTRARERAHILEGLKIAILKIDLIISTIKKSSDKDEAKINLIKKFKLTEIQSLAILEMRLQQLANMERIRVEQELKEKMALIKELEDLLSSKNKMAGVLKDEIKELKEKYGDERRTKVVSHGVKEFKPEDLVPNESVIVMITQDGYIKRIPPDTFKSQGRGGKGVMGLTTKEEDIVEVLFSTMTHNDLFFFTTRGRVFQLKTYDVPQATRTAKGQALQNFLQLGPNEKVSTVLSFDDISEEKYLVMATKKGLIKKVALDEFKNVRRSGLIAIGLHDDDYLEWVKPSSGNNDIMIVTANGQAIRFKETNVRAMGRTAAGVRAIRLKKNDCVVGMDVVDPKMVNKNILELFIVTEKGYGKKTTLKSYKVQGRGGSGIKTANITVKTGEIVRAFIANTEDDGRDIIIISEKGQVIRMKFGGVPSLGRATQGVHLMRFKAESDKAASVTLI is encoded by the coding sequence ATGTCCGACGAAAAACAATTAGAAGCTGAAAATAATATCGGCCAGGTAGAAAATATAAATATTGTCGCCGAAATGCAGGAGTCTTATTTGGATTATGCAATGAGTGTTATTATTTCACGTGCTTTACCCGATGTTCGTGATGGTTTAAAACCAGTCCATCGCAGAATTTTGTATGCAATGTGGCAGATGGGACTTCGTTCTGGCGGGAAATTTCGTAAATCAGCAACTGTTGTTGGTGAAGTTTTGGGAAAATATCATCCGCATGGCGATTCAGCGGTTTATGATTCTATGTCCAGAATGGCACAGGATTTTGCGCTCCGTTATACACTTGTGCATGGTCAAGGAAACTGGGGCTCAATCGATGGCGACCCGGCTGCTGCTATGCGTTATACTGAAGCAAAAATGCGAGGTATTACTGAAGAGCTTTTGTATGACATCGATAAGGAAACAATCGACTTTGTTCCAAATTATGATGCTACGCAAAAAGAACCAAAGGTCATGCCAGCCAAACTCCCCAATCTTCTTTTGAATGGGTCAATGGGTATTGCTGTTGGTATGGCGACAAATATCCCACCACATAATTTAACAGAAGTATGCGGTGCGCTAACTCATTTAATAGATAATCCGGATTGCGGAGTTGATGATTTGATGGAGTTCGTAAAAGGACCGGACTTTCCTACCGGAGGAATTATTTTTGATAAAAATGAAATAAAGACAGCTTATGCCACGGGAAAGGGCGGAATAGTAATGCAGGCTAAAACGGATATACAGGAAGATAGTGGTAAATTCAGAATTATTATTAGCGAGATTCCTTATCAGGTAAATAAATCAACTTTAATAGAAAAAATTGCTGAGCTTGTTCAAACAAAAAAAATAGAAGGCATTAGAGATGTGCGCGACGAGTCTTCAAAAGAAGGAATTAGAATTGTGATAGAGCTTAAAAAAGATGCCTATCCTAAAAAAGTTTTGAATCGTCTTTTTGTGCTCACTCAACTTCAGGGAACATTTCATGTAAATATGCTGGCGCTTGTAGACGGCATCCAACCAAAAGTACTTACTTTAAAAAATGTTTTGGAAGAATACATAAGACATCGTTTGGGAGTTATAAAACGTAGAGTAGAATATGATTTAACCAGAGCTCGCGAACGTGCTCATATTTTAGAAGGCTTGAAAATCGCGATTTTAAAAATAGATTTAATTATTTCTACAATTAAGAAAAGTAGCGATAAAGATGAAGCAAAAATAAATCTAATAAAAAAATTCAAACTTACAGAGATTCAATCGCTTGCTATTTTGGAGATGCGTTTGCAACAATTGGCAAACATGGAACGAATAAGGGTTGAGCAGGAATTAAAAGAGAAGATGGCGCTTATAAAAGAACTAGAAGATCTTTTGAGTTCAAAAAATAAGATGGCGGGCGTTTTAAAGGATGAGATAAAAGAGTTGAAAGAAAAATATGGTGATGAAAGAAGAACCAAAGTTGTTTCGCATGGCGTCAAAGAATTTAAGCCGGAAGATTTAGTGCCGAATGAGTCAGTCATTGTTATGATTACGCAGGATGGATATATTAAGCGTATTCCGCCAGATACCTTCAAAAGTCAGGGAAGAGGAGGCAAGGGCGTAATGGGTCTTACTACAAAAGAAGAAGATATCGTAGAAGTTCTTTTTTCAACAATGACACATAATGACCTTTTCTTTTTTACAACCAGAGGAAGAGTATTCCAACTTAAAACATATGACGTTCCACAGGCAACACGAACCGCAAAGGGTCAGGCACTACAGAACTTTTTGCAATTAGGACCGAATGAAAAAGTTTCCACAGTTCTTTCGTTTGATGATATCAGCGAAGAAAAATATCTTGTTATGGCAACCAAAAAAGGATTGATTAAAAAAGTAGCGCTTGATGAGTTTAAAAATGTTCGACGTTCCGGGCTCATTGCAATTGGTCTTCATGATGATGATTATTTGGAATGGGTAAAGCCTTCAAGTGGAAATAATGATATAATGATAGTAACTGCAAATGGACAGGCCATAAGATTTAAAGAAACAAATGTTCGGGCAATGGGTAGAACTGCTGCAGGCGTCCGAGCTATCCGTCTTAAGAAAAATGATTGCGTTGTGGGAATGGATGTCGTAGATCCAAAAATGGTTAATAAAAATATTCTGGAATTATTTATTGTTACGGAAAAAGGTTATGGTAAGAAGACAACGTTAAAATCATATAAGGTTCAAGGAAGGGGAGGCTCTGGAATTAAGACAGCGAATATAACTGTTAAAACCGGTGAGATAGTGCGTGCTTTTATTGCTAACACTGAAGATGACGGTCGAGATATAATAATAATTTCGGAAAAAGGACAAGTAATAAGAATGAAATTTGGTGGAGTCCCATCTTTGGGACGGGCAACCCAGGGAGTTCATCTTATGCGTTTTAAGGCCGAGAGTGACAAGGCCGCGTCCGTTACCTTGATATAA